In Nitratireductor mangrovi, the genomic window GGGTGAAGAACGAGATCGACAGGTTCTCGATTTCGAGGATCGGCTCCGCCGCCTGGTTCTGGCTTCGCGTGATGCTGATGGCTTCGTTCATTGCGTCGCTCTCAGTGATCGGTCGGTCGTCCGCCCCGGGATCGCGGGGCGGCTGCGAATAGGGTGGCGCTCCGCGTCAGTCCTTCAAGGATTCCTCCCTGAGCGCGTCGGCGAGCAGGTTCAGGCCGAGCACGAAAGACATCAGTGCGAAGACCGGCGGCAGCGCGGGGTGCACGAAGGCGCGCAAAAGTCGGCTCGATTCCTTGATGCCGGTGCCCCAGTCGGGGCTTTCGGGAGCCAGGCCGAGGCCGAAATAGCCGAGCGTGCCGAGCAGGATGGTGGTGTAGCCGATCCTCAGGCAGATATCGACGATCAGCGGCCCGCGCGCGTTCGGCAGCACTTCCCACAGCATGATGTACCACGGGTTCTCGCCCCGGGTCTGGGCCGCGGCCACATAGTCGCGCGTCTTGATGTCCATCACCAGCCCCCGCACGATGCGGAACACGCCGGGCGAGGAGGCAAACACCACCGCCACGAAGATGTTGAGCTCGTTCGGCTCGATCGAGATGATGCCGAACGGATCGGCATCGAAGACGAGCCCGAGATAGACCCAGCCGCCGATCAGCACGGTCAGCACCAACTGCACGACCAGCAATTGCGGCCGGCTCTTGAAGCGCGTGTAGAACAGCGTGCAGAAGAAGATGATCGGGAACAGGAAGAACACACCCGCCATCGCATAGGGGATCGGGGTGTCCATGATGCCCGGCGTGACCAGCAGGTAGAACAGCAGGATCACGGGGAAGGCCAGCACCAGATTGGCGAGGAACGACAGGATCGTGTCCACCCGGCCGCCATAATATCCCGCGGGCAGTCCCAGCGTCGTGCCTACCATCAGCGCGAACAGCGTCGCCGCCGGCGCGATGATCAGCACGATCTGGCTGCCATAGACCATGCGCGAGAAGACGTCGCGCGCCAGCCGGTCACCGCCGAACAGGAAGATCTTGCCGCTTTCCGGCTCGATCGCGCCCGGAAACGCGTTCTTCATGACGAAGAGCTGGTCGAGCGGCGCGAACGGCGCCACCGTATCGGCGAAGATCGCCGTGAACAGCCAGAACAGGCAGATCGACACGCCGGCGATGCCGACGCCATTGTCGAACAGCTGGCCGTAGAGGCCGAGCCGCTTCTTGTAGGCGAAACTCAGACCGAGGATGACCGCGATCGCCAGCCACACCGGCCAGAACTGCGCGATCACCCCGAGAATGATGCGGAACGCACCGACATATTCAAGTTGCATCCGCCCCTCCTATTGCACGCGGATGCGCGGGTTGAGAAATGCGTAGCCGATATCCGAGATCAGCTGCGTGGAAAGCACGACGAACACCGACACCAGCGAGCACCCGAGCAACAGATCGATATCGTTGTTGCCCGCCGCCTCGACCAGCGTGAAACCGAAACCCTGGTAGCGGAACATCACCTCGACGATGACCACCCCGGTCAGGAGCCACGGAAACTGCAGCATGATGACGGTGAACGGCGCGATCAGCGCATTCCTGAGCGCGTGCTTCACGACGACGGCGTTGAAGGCCAGCCCCTTGAGCCGCGCAGTCCGGATATATTGCTGGGTCATGACCTCGACCATCGAGGCCCGCGTCATCCGCGCGATGTAGCCGATGCCGTAGATCGCCATCGTCATCACTGGCAGCGTGAAATTGTAGAAGCTGACGCCCTGGCTGGTTGCCGTCGCCGCGGAGCCGTTGAGCCAGCCGAGCCATGAGGCGAACACCACCGTGAAGATGACGCCCGAGACATATTCCGGCGTCGCCGTCGTGGTGATGGACGCGACCGACAGACTTCGGTCGGTCCGCGTCCCCTCGCGCATGCCGGCAAGCACGCCGATCAGCAGCGAGACCGGCACCATCACCACCATCACCCAGAACATGAGGATGCCGGTGGCGCCCAGCGCCGGGAACAGCTTTTCCGAGACCGGCACCTTGAACTTGGTCGAGCAGCCGAAGTCACCCTGCAGGATACCGCCGTAATAGGCCCGGGCAGGTTCATCGCAGTAGGAGAACCGCGGCACGGCCTCGCCCGTCTCGGGATCGACATTCGGCTGCTTCTGCATGACGCCGAGCCACTGCCCGTAGCGCACGAAGAAG contains:
- a CDS encoding ABC transporter permease; the protein is MQLEYVGAFRIILGVIAQFWPVWLAIAVILGLSFAYKKRLGLYGQLFDNGVGIAGVSICLFWLFTAIFADTVAPFAPLDQLFVMKNAFPGAIEPESGKIFLFGGDRLARDVFSRMVYGSQIVLIIAPAATLFALMVGTTLGLPAGYYGGRVDTILSFLANLVLAFPVILLFYLLVTPGIMDTPIPYAMAGVFFLFPIIFFCTLFYTRFKSRPQLLVVQLVLTVLIGGWVYLGLVFDADPFGIISIEPNELNIFVAVVFASSPGVFRIVRGLVMDIKTRDYVAAAQTRGENPWYIMLWEVLPNARGPLIVDICLRIGYTTILLGTLGYFGLGLAPESPDWGTGIKESSRLLRAFVHPALPPVFALMSFVLGLNLLADALREESLKD
- a CDS encoding ABC transporter permease, with the translated sequence MLTFILRRLGVMALTMLCLTLVVFFLVNLEPNLKKLAISQLDMRSTQEDLEKWLQRNGYRQNFFVRYGQWLGVMQKQPNVDPETGEAVPRFSYCDEPARAYYGGILQGDFGCSTKFKVPVSEKLFPALGATGILMFWVMVVMVPVSLLIGVLAGMREGTRTDRSLSVASITTTATPEYVSGVIFTVVFASWLGWLNGSAATATSQGVSFYNFTLPVMTMAIYGIGYIARMTRASMVEVMTQQYIRTARLKGLAFNAVVVKHALRNALIAPFTVIMLQFPWLLTGVVIVEVMFRYQGFGFTLVEAAGNNDIDLLLGCSLVSVFVVLSTQLISDIGYAFLNPRIRVQ